In Leptospira limi, a single genomic region encodes these proteins:
- a CDS encoding globin domain-containing protein yields MDPNDIYTPPGGPPPTNPNVKHLFEKWGETNIRQLVSDFYDLIRTSEIRWMFKGDWDLAKEKQADFLIQVLGGPSYYLEKWGPARMRMRHFVFPISEKERTTWFQCYDEALQKFDFDHDDKIDFLYFLDGFSGWMVNRKEPPWEKYSESGTKE; encoded by the coding sequence TTGGATCCAAACGATATTTACACTCCTCCTGGCGGACCACCACCGACCAATCCCAATGTAAAACATCTCTTCGAAAAATGGGGAGAGACAAACATCCGCCAGTTAGTTTCCGATTTTTATGATCTGATCCGTACCTCAGAGATTCGTTGGATGTTCAAAGGAGATTGGGATTTGGCAAAAGAGAAACAAGCAGACTTTTTGATTCAGGTGTTAGGTGGTCCGAGTTATTATTTAGAAAAATGGGGTCCTGCAAGGATGAGGATGCGCCATTTTGTTTTTCCCATCTCAGAAAAAGAAAGGACAACCTGGTTCCAATGTTATGATGAGGCCTTACAAAAATTTGATTTTGATCACGATGACAAAATCGACTTTCTTTATTTTCTCGATGGTTTTAGTGGTTGGATGGTGAATCGAAAAGAGCCACCATGGGAAAAGTATTCAGAATCAGGAACCAAAGAGTAG
- a CDS encoding LEPBI_I2431 family sigma-54 regulated protein — protein sequence MLNTRRTERIPSIEWDDLVLKLFSINEKPEFLVTKIGNISELGVSSWIQHEIGLNEKDQVTGVIESDLTRSRITFRGKIAWMKETDDGIQFGIKFAEELILPNFIIARSMAESAA from the coding sequence ATGTTAAATACGAGAAGAACAGAAAGAATACCATCGATCGAATGGGATGACCTAGTCTTAAAATTATTTTCAATCAATGAAAAACCAGAATTTCTAGTCACGAAAATAGGTAATATCTCTGAGCTTGGAGTCAGTAGTTGGATCCAACACGAAATTGGATTAAATGAAAAAGATCAGGTAACCGGGGTCATTGAAAGTGATTTAACACGGTCTCGAATAACATTCAGAGGAAAAATCGCTTGGATGAAAGAAACTGACGATGGTATCCAATTTGGGATCAAATTTGCCGAGGAGTTAATTTTACCCAATTTTATCATCGCAAGATCAATGGCGGAATCAGCAGCATAA
- a CDS encoding cytochrome-c peroxidase encodes MLKQILTPFLMTALLFSLVFCGPSEETKEIQGKAKQIIGALPEKMPGSENDSEKLISLGKKLYFEKKLSMNESQSCNSCHNIEGKSAGVDNLPTSPGAFGKNGDRNSPTVLNAGFHFVQFWDGRAADLKAQAKGPILNPVEMAMPSEKEVLKRINEDAEYPKLFAEAFPNDKAPVTYDNLAGAIAAFERTLVTPSRFDDFVKGDFKAMSKAEQEGFKSFLAAGCTSCHSGNLLGGNSYRKVGLVNEYKTEDLGRFNVTKKPEDKFVFKVPSLRNITLTGPYFHDGKIATIEEAVQKMAYHQLGINLSEEETKKIVLFLGTLADKNRAN; translated from the coding sequence ATGCTTAAACAAATACTTACACCTTTTCTAATGACAGCTCTACTCTTTTCTTTGGTCTTTTGTGGTCCTTCAGAAGAAACAAAAGAAATCCAAGGAAAAGCGAAACAAATCATTGGTGCTTTACCAGAAAAAATGCCAGGATCTGAAAATGATTCTGAAAAACTCATTTCACTCGGTAAAAAACTTTATTTTGAGAAAAAACTTTCGATGAATGAATCTCAGTCCTGTAACTCCTGTCACAATATTGAAGGAAAATCCGCAGGTGTAGACAATCTTCCCACATCTCCTGGTGCATTCGGCAAAAATGGGGATCGGAATTCACCAACAGTGTTAAATGCTGGATTTCACTTTGTCCAATTTTGGGACGGAAGAGCTGCGGATCTAAAAGCACAAGCCAAAGGTCCTATTTTGAATCCAGTTGAAATGGCAATGCCATCCGAAAAAGAAGTACTCAAACGAATAAATGAAGATGCTGAATATCCAAAATTATTTGCGGAAGCTTTCCCTAATGATAAAGCTCCTGTAACCTATGATAATCTTGCTGGAGCAATTGCTGCATTTGAAAGAACGCTTGTGACTCCTTCCAGATTTGATGACTTTGTGAAGGGAGATTTTAAGGCAATGAGCAAAGCGGAACAAGAAGGGTTTAAGAGTTTTCTTGCTGCTGGTTGTACATCTTGCCACTCTGGAAATTTACTTGGCGGGAATTCTTACAGAAAAGTCGGTTTAGTAAATGAATACAAAACTGAAGATTTGGGTCGTTTTAATGTTACCAAAAAACCTGAAGATAAATTTGTTTTTAAGGTTCCCAGTTTGAGAAACATCACGCTCACAGGGCCTTATTTCCATGATGGAAAAATCGCAACGATTGAAGAAGCTGTTCAAAAAATGGCTTACCACCAATTAGGAATTAATCTTTCTGAAGAAGAAACAA
- a CDS encoding HpcH/HpaI aldolase/citrate lyase family protein, whose protein sequence is MALTHPQSALFAGEKPFPIIPACEHFAGSEKLITKALELQNKLGGLFDITMDCEDGAQTGKEKEHAEMIVRIQNSELNKHKMSGVRIHDYTNEHWRGDIDIIVPGAGNVIAYITIPKPTKASQVKEQITYIQDACKKAGIKREIPIHVLIETHGALNDVFEIASLPWLQVLDFGLMDFISGHHGAIPASCMKSPGQFDHELLRRAKSSMVAAALMNGVIPAHNVTLDLKNTYQTYQDAKRAHDEFGFLRMWSIYPAQIQSILDAMAPNFAETQTACDILIKAQDADWGPIQHDGDLHDRATYRYFWELVQRAKLTGQKLPDEVEKRFFSK, encoded by the coding sequence ATGGCACTGACTCACCCGCAATCAGCTCTCTTTGCAGGAGAAAAACCTTTCCCTATCATCCCTGCTTGTGAACACTTCGCTGGATCTGAAAAACTCATCACAAAAGCTCTCGAGTTACAAAACAAACTTGGCGGACTTTTCGACATCACGATGGACTGTGAAGACGGTGCTCAAACAGGGAAAGAAAAAGAACACGCAGAAATGATTGTTCGCATTCAAAACTCTGAACTCAACAAACACAAAATGAGTGGTGTTCGTATTCATGACTATACCAACGAACATTGGAGAGGTGATATTGATATCATCGTTCCAGGTGCAGGAAACGTAATCGCTTATATCACAATTCCAAAACCAACAAAAGCAAGCCAAGTGAAAGAACAAATCACTTACATCCAAGATGCTTGCAAAAAAGCTGGAATCAAAAGAGAAATTCCAATTCACGTATTAATCGAAACTCACGGTGCATTGAACGATGTATTTGAAATCGCAAGCCTTCCATGGTTACAAGTTTTGGATTTCGGACTTATGGATTTTATCTCTGGTCACCATGGTGCAATTCCTGCTTCATGTATGAAGTCACCAGGTCAGTTTGATCATGAATTGTTAAGACGTGCGAAATCATCTATGGTCGCTGCCGCTCTTATGAATGGTGTAATCCCTGCACACAATGTCACGTTGGATTTAAAAAACACTTACCAAACGTACCAAGATGCAAAACGTGCTCATGATGAATTTGGTTTCTTACGTATGTGGTCCATTTATCCAGCACAAATCCAATCAATTTTAGATGCGATGGCACCTAACTTTGCTGAAACTCAAACTGCTTGTGATATTCTTATCAAAGCACAAGATGCTGATTGGGGACCAATCCAACATGATGGAGATCTTCATGACCGAGCAACTTACCGTTATTTCTGGGAATTAGTCCAAAGAGCAAAACTCACAGGACAAAAACTTCCAGATGAAGTAGAAAAAAGATTTTTCTCAAAATAG
- a CDS encoding ornithine carbamoyltransferase: MSQVKHLISWQDWSDGEIQELLDFAVYVKKNRVYFSGHMSGRSLAMLFQKTSTRTRVSFEAGMTELGGHAIFLDWMASNFLLSDIDFEGRYLSSNVAIIMARLKKHEDLLVLKSGSTVPVINGCCNLFHPCQSLADILTIVMDSPNDWKKKTLCYIGVHNNVANSLVEITAALGIHLILVTPIASKESIVTNAMERAEKKGTVSWEMDVKKAVSHADYVYTDTWVDMEFFNDPKFQKEKEERIQMMMPYQVNTALMKHTKAKVMHDMPIHAGYEITREMVESDRSIIFTQAENRLDAQKAVILKLLENHN, from the coding sequence ATGTCCCAAGTGAAACATTTGATATCCTGGCAAGATTGGTCCGATGGAGAAATCCAAGAGTTACTCGACTTTGCAGTGTATGTAAAGAAAAATCGGGTGTACTTTTCAGGGCATATGTCTGGACGTTCTCTCGCAATGTTGTTCCAAAAAACATCCACGAGAACCAGAGTATCTTTCGAAGCTGGTATGACTGAACTTGGTGGGCATGCAATTTTCTTAGATTGGATGGCATCCAATTTTTTACTGTCTGATATCGATTTTGAAGGAAGATATCTCTCAAGTAATGTTGCCATCATTATGGCACGTTTAAAAAAACATGAAGATTTGTTAGTGTTAAAATCGGGGTCTACTGTCCCTGTTATCAATGGCTGTTGTAATTTGTTTCATCCTTGTCAATCCTTAGCAGATATCCTAACAATTGTAATGGACTCTCCCAATGACTGGAAAAAGAAAACCTTATGTTACATTGGAGTTCATAATAATGTAGCCAATTCACTTGTAGAGATTACGGCTGCGCTTGGCATTCATTTAATCCTTGTTACACCAATTGCTTCAAAAGAATCCATTGTTACAAATGCAATGGAAAGAGCAGAAAAAAAAGGCACTGTTTCATGGGAAATGGATGTAAAAAAAGCAGTATCTCATGCTGATTATGTATACACGGATACATGGGTGGATATGGAATTCTTTAACGATCCAAAGTTTCAAAAAGAAAAAGAAGAACGGATCCAAATGATGATGCCTTACCAAGTGAACACAGCACTTATGAAACACACGAAAGCCAAAGTGATGCACGACATGCCGATCCACGCAGGTTATGAAATCACTAGAGAAATGGTAGAAAGTGATCGATCAATTATTTTCACTCAAGCCGAAAATAGACTCGATGCACAAAAAGCTGTCATTTTAAAACTTTTAGAAAATCATAACTAA